The Pseudomonas sp. SCB32 DNA window AGGTAGCCGACGATGTAGGAGAGGGTGAAACCGAGCGTCCAGGACACCGCCATCAACGCCAGCAGCGGGCCACGGAAACGCCGGGGCACCAGCTCCGCCACCAGCGAGACGCCGACCACGAAGTCCGAGCCCAGGGCGAAGCCGAGCAGCAGGCGCAGGATCAGCAGCTGCTGGGCGTCCTGGACGAAGAACTGGGCGATGGAGGCGCCGAAGAACAGCGCCATGTTCCAGCGGTAGATGTGCTTGCGCCCGTAGCGGTCGGCCAGCGGGCCGGTCAGCAGGCTGCCGAGGAACAGGCCGATTAGGGCCGCTCCGCCGAGCAGGCCGAGCCACAGGGCATCCAGTCCCAGCGGGGTGGTCGCCAGGCTGATGGCGATGCCGATGATGCCCAGCACGTAACCATCGCAGAACTGGCCACCGACGCCACCCACCGCGGCCTGGATGTGCAGCGGCCGGATGGGGGAGTGCAGGTCGGCAGGGGAATTCGATATATCGATGCTTTGCATGGCTTACCTCTTGTTGTTCTTGTGAGGGTAAGGAAAAGGGAGTCAGGGCTTCTGGGCGACGAACGCCGCGACGTTCTCCAGCGCGGAATCCATCAGGCCTTGCATGGCTTCGGCGCTGCTCCAGGCCACGTGGGGGTTGAGGACCAGGTTGTGGGTTGCGGCCAGGTGCAGCAGCGGCTCATCGAGGGTGAGCGGCTCGTTGGTCACGACGTCGAGCGCGGCGCCGGCGATCTCGCCATCCTGCAGTGCGCGGATCAGCTCCGGTTCGTTGATCACCGCACCCCGCGCGGTGTTGATCAGCACGGCATCCTTCTTCATCCACTGAAATTGCTGGCGGCCCAGCAGGCCACGGGTCTGCGGGGTCAGCGGGCAGTTGAGCGAGACGACGTCGCTGCGGGTGAGCAACGCTTGCAAGGGCAGGTAGCGTTCGCCCTGGTAGTGGCCGTCGCGGTCGTGGAAATACACCTCCATCTCCAGGCGCGAGGCGAGGTCGGCCAGGCGCTGTGCGATGGGGCCGTGGCCGATGATGCCCAGCACCTTGCCGCGCAGGTCGCGGATGGGGTAGTCGAAGTAGGTAGGGTTCAGCGGCTGGCCGCGCTGGCGCTCGTCCATCAGCAGGCGATGGTAGCGGCCGACGTTGCGCAACAGCTCGAAGATCATCGCGAGTGCGTGCTCGGCCACCGCGTGGGTGCCGTAGCCGGGGACGTTGGTGACATGAATGCCGCGCTGGCGGCAGTACTCCAGGTCCACCACGTCGGTGCCGGTCATGGCCAGGGAGATCATGCGCAGCGCAGGCAGTTGCTCCAGTTGCGCCACCGAGATCGGCACGCCGCCGGTGATGGCCACGGTGGCGGTGGATAGGCGCGCCACCATATCCTCGGGCGCGGTGTAGTCATGGCAGCTCCAGCGATGCGGGAAGGGCAGTTCCCTGATTTTCACGCTCGCGGGGAAAGCGTCACGGTCGAGGAAAACGACGTCGTGCAGCACAGGCACCTCCAGGTGGGGTTGTTCTTCTAATTAGGGGCAGAGCTGTTAGCGGAGAGAACGGTCAGGCCACGGCGCTGGCCTGGATTTCCAGGCGGTAGCGGCTGTCGGCCAGGGCCGCGCCGACGCAGGCGCGCGCCGGCGGATGCTGCGGGTCCACCCAGGCGTCGTAGACGCTGTTCATGGCGTCGAATTCGGCCATGTCGGCCAGCCAGATCTGCACGCGGATGAGGCGGCTCTTGTCGACACCGGCCAGGTCCAGGACGGCTTCCAGTTGCTCCAGCACATCGCGGGTCTGTTCGGCGATGTCCTGGTCCGGATCACGGGCGACGATGCCCGAGGTTTCGATGCATTCGTTGAAACGCACGCACTGGCTGTAGCGAGCGTTCCTGCCTTTGCGCTGTATGTCCAAGGCGACCCCTCCTGTCTTGTTGTCATGGCCGAGCGACTCGGCCGGGGACAGATTGTTCGGGGCCTGGCGCGCGGTGAGCTAGGAAGAAAAGGACGATAAATAGGAGAAATCTGCGTTGTTAAAAAATAACTTCAAAATTTTCTCAAAGTAAAAAATATCGTTGTTTTTTAGATTGCCTGTGGCTAGCCTTCGGAGCATTCGTCAGGCCGGGGAAGGTTCACCGTGCCAGACGAACCCTCCAGGGAGAGCTGGACTGAATTCGCCTGGGCGGCACTGCAGCGATTGCCGGAACACGTACTGCCCGGCATGCGCAACCGATCACCCCAACCGCTACGAGACCTGCCATGAAATTTCCCGCCGTGCCGCCGCTGAAACGCAGTTTCTGGATGCTCAGTGCCGAGCCCGACCTGCAACTGCCGTCCCCGCTCTCGGGCAACCACCGGGCCGATGTCGCGATCGTCGGCGGAGGATTCGTCGGCCTCTGGACGGCCCTGACGATCAAGGAGCACGAGCCCGATTGCCGGGTCATCGTGCTGGAGCAGGATATCTGCGGTGGCGGTGCGTCGGGGCGCAATGGCGGGTTCGTGATGTCCTGGTGGCCGAAGATCCAGTCGCTCACCTCGTTCTGCTCCACCGAGCAGGCGACCTTCCTTGCCACCAGTGCGGAGCGCGCGATCAGCGAGCTGGGCGAGTTCTGCGAGCGCCACCGGATCGATGCATCCTTCAAGCAGAAGGGCTGGCTCTGGACGGCGACCTGCAAGGCTCACGTCGACAGCTGGAACGCCACCCTGGCGGCTTGCGAGCGCCTGGGCTTCCATCCCTTCGAGCGGCTGTCCCGTGAGGAGGTGGCGCGGCGCTCGGGGTCGGACGTGCACATCGCCGGCGTGCTGGAGCGCAGCAACGCCACCGTGCAACCGGCCGCGCTGGTCCGGGGCATGCGCCGCGTGGCGCTGGAAGCGGGTATAGAAATCTTCGAGAACACCCCGGTCAGCGAGATCCAGCCGGGCCGTCCGGTTTCCCTCGTGACCGCCGGCGGGCGGGTCGAGGCCGACAGGGTCGTCCTGGCCACCAACGCCTGGTCCGCCGCCATCCCTGAGCTTTCGAAGCTGTTCGTGCCGGTGGGCAGCTCCATCGTGGTCACCGAGCCGCTCGGCCCGCGCCTGGAGAGCCTGGGGTGGAGCGGGGCGGAAGCCATCACCGACTCGCAGCTGCTGGTCGACTACTACCGCACCACGCCCGACGAGCGCATCGCCTTCGGCAAGGGCACCGGCTCGCTGAGCTACGGCTCGAAGATGGGCCCGGTATTCAGTGAAGACCGCGAGGGCATAGCCCTGACCGAGGCTGACCTGCGCCGCGCCTATCCGATGCTCCACGACGCGCTGGTCACCCACTCCTGGTCCGGTCCGATCGATCGCACCTACGACAGCCTGCCGGTATTCGGCCAGATCGCCGGCAGCGACAACATTCACTACGGCATCGGCTGGAGCGGCAACGGCGTGGGCCCGAGCCGCCTGGGCGGCCGCATCCTGGCCAGCCTTGCGCTGGGCAGGAAGGACCCGTGGAGCGGCTGCGCCCTGGTCGGCCGCCGCTGCAAGCCATTCCCGCCGGAGCCGGTGCGCTACCTCGGTGGCTCGATGGTGCGCAAGGCCGTGATCCGCAAGGAACGCGCCGAACTCAATGGCAAGCCGGCGAATCAGTTCGACGTACTGATGGCCCGGTTCGCCCCCGCTGGACTCGAAGACAAAGCCTGAGGAAACCTCCATGACGCCCGTATTGTTCCGACTCGACAACGCCCAGTTCACTGAGCCTGCGCCGGCCGGCATCCCGATCGGCGAGCCGATCCCGATGGCCAGCACCGCCGCGCACCAGGAACTCGCCTCGCAGAACGCCTCCAGTGGCTTCTGGGAATGCTCTCCCGGCCGCCTGCGCCGCGCCATCATGCAGGCCGAGTACAGCTACTTCATCGAAGGCCGTGGCGTGTTCACCCCGGACGGTGGCGAGCCCATCGCCTTCAAGGCCGGGGACTCGATCTACTTCGCCGCGAATACCCACGGTGAGTGGGAGATCATCGAGAAGGTGCGCAAGGCCTACCTGATCCTGGGGTGAGCGCCGCTGCGTGCTCTGTGTAGGAGCGAACTCTGTCCGCGATGTGCCCCGCCGCTGGCTCGATCGCGGACGGAGTCCGCTCCTACATCGTTTCTGGCTCCCCGCGTTCGCGGGGATGACGTGGCGGGGATGATGGTGTGTGACACCGTCATTACCGCGAACGCGCGGCCCGGAAGATAGCCCGTAGGGCGTACAACCGTTCGCGGTTGTACGCCGATACAGCATGCCCATCATCAGTGTCGTGGTTGAGCCCGGAGCGCCCGGAAATCACGGCCAATCGGCGTATAACGCGGAGCGTTATACGCCCCACGTGGGCTCGCCAATGCGGCAGAGGCTCAGCGGGCCTTGCGGTAATGATCCCGGATGAAGACTGGAAGATCGTTCGAGGGGGGCGTAACGGGGATCTGATATATCATGTCGCCGACGAAGCCGCGGTGATAGGTGGCGTGATTGACCAGGTGCAGCACGATTTCTTCCTGTGTCATGACGCCCTTGCCCCCTCCGACAAACTCGAAATGGACGACTTTCGACAGGTCCTTCGCCGACCAGGTGTCGACAAGTTCGATGTACCAGCGGTCCATCGCCTGAACCGCGCTCCAGAGGTCGCCCAGCGGAGACGGATGTTCGGTGTTGCGGGCGGTGTAGTGGTGCTTCTTGTCTTGCAGGTGATGCCTGAAGATATCGTCCACCACGTAAACGTGGTTCAGGGTATGCACCATGTTTCCGAACCGTGTCTGCCTGGGGCGGAGCGCTTCGCCCTCGGGCAGGTTCATCACGCTTTCGAACGTCAGCTCATTCGCCCAGGCTTTGTAGCGCACCAGCATTTTCAATGAGTCCGTGGCGGCGGTGGGCGGAGCGGCGGGGCGAGTGGTTGCAGCGGATTCAGGTTGGCTTTCCGAAGTCGCAGACATGCTTGTGAGTCCTTGTTTGAGCGCAATCGACGTGTTGAAGAGTTTCTTCAAGGTGGTCCCCGGTGTTGGCCTGGACCATGCCTGTTCGTTGCCCGGCATGGGGCATGCCTGACGCTCACGCGAGTCCCTGGAGCCGACCTGTGACCTGTGTTTGGGTCTTGCCGCCGATCCAGAATTGGCCGGCGTTATCGCGAGCCACATGAATGCGCCCTTTACGATCGAGTCGAGTGCCCTGGGCGGCGATATAGGCTTCCTCAACCACTCCAGTGGAGAACAGCCATTGCGCCAGGGAGGCGTTGAGGCTTCCCGTGACGGGGTCTTCAACGATAGTGCCCAGATGATTGTTGAAGAACGCGCGAACTTCGAAGGCGGCATCGCCATGGGAATGAGCTCCGACCACGCCGATGTCGATTCTTCGCGGCCAGCTTCGTTGCGGGCTCAGTGCAAGCACCTGCTCCGCCGAAGTCAGGCGGATTCCCAGCCATCCTGGGCCGTTGTCGATCCAGGCGGCGTCGATGACGTCCTGTAGATCGATCCCCAGGAATTGAATCGCTTCGGCCAACTCTTCCTGCGAGGGCGGGCCGGAACGAATCAGCGGTGGTGCGGCAAAGGAAAGCAATCCCGGTTCACGGCGAATGGTCACCAGTCCGACGCCGCACTCCTGGACAATTTCGTTCTCGTTGATCGGCGCACGGCCGGTGGAAAGCCAGGCATGGCAGCTGCCCAATGTCGGGTGCCCGGCAAAAGGCATTTCTCTTTCCAGCGTGAATATCCTGACCCTGTAGTCTGCCGCCGGGTGCGTGGGTGACAGCAGGAAGGCGGTCTCCGACAGGTTGAACCAGCGCGTCAGGCGCTGCATTTCATCGGTCTTGAGTGCGTCGGCGCCCATGACTACCGCCAGCGGGTTGCCCGAAAGCGGCTCCGCGCCGAAAACGTCGATCATTTGAAATTCATAGGTCACAACACTGCTCCTTACATTCGTGACGGCTGGATATCGAGGAGGTTCGGGGCGTCAGCCTGGCGACACGAGAAGCTTCACTCCCGCGATGGCAAACAGCGCAGAGAAGAGCCCTTGAATCCAACGGCCGACCCTGGAATAGAAAGCAATAATCCGGGCGGTCGAAAAGAGGATGGCGTAGCCACCGAATATGCCGATCCCGAGCACGGCGCAGCCGCCTATGATCGCTGGCAAGGTGCCGCCGGGAGCGTCTTCGCGGAGTCCCAGCGACATGATCGCCATCCAGGACATGATCGCCTTCGGGTTGGCGATGTGCATGAGGACGCCTTGGCGGTACAGGGGCAGATAGCGTGCCGTCCCTCGTGCCGTGTCGACACGGGGGACGTCCGGGACCGGTCGCAGGGCGGAGCTGCCGGCGCGCATTGCCAGGTAGAGCAGATAGAGACCGCCGAGCACCTTGATGACGACGAGCGCCTTGGCAGTGGTGGCCAGCAAGGTGGAGATGCCGGTTGCTGCCAGGACCGCCCAGGCCAGCGAGCCCGTCATGACCCCGCACGCGAGGATGAGGGCGGGCATGCGCCCGTCCCGCATTGCGGTCCCCATGATTGCCATGTTGCTGGGGCCCGGACTGGCAGCGGCCAGGAAGTAGGAGCAGTAGGCGAGGGCGATCGGGCTGCCAATCATTGGGACAGCCCCCGGATTGCAGGCGATGGTTCTTGCGACCCGATGCGCTCCATGACGTGGGACTGCTTCGTCATGCCTGGAGGTCTCCCCGATAGACGATGTGGACCTTGTTCCCGTCGGGATCGCGAAGGTAAGCGCCGAAATAGCCAGCGCCATAGTGAGGGCGCGGCCCAGGCACACCCTCGTCTATCCCGCCATTCGCAAGACCCGCGGCGTAGGCGGCTTCCACGACCTCTTCCGAGGCGGCGAGAAAGGCGACCATGTTGCCGTTGCCAGCCGTCGAGGGTTCGCCGTTGCGCGGGATGTAGACATAGAAGCGGGGCAGCGGGGCGGTCGCTGTCACCCAGCAAAGCGCCGGAGGTCCGCCATCGGGCGCGACAGCGCGGCGCTTAAGGCCAAGCGGCGCGAGGGTGGCGTCATGGAAACGGCCGGCCCGCTCGAGGTCCTGCGCGCCAACAGTCACATGGCTGAACATCTCGCCTCCGTCGCCCCGTCATCGCGGCGAGGCTGTTAGTGAAACGGTTGAATGTCGCCGACAACCCTAATGCACGTTACACTTTTGATCTATTTAAATAGTGTCACGCGACACTATTAATCACTCTGGACCGTAACCATGCTTCTTCAATCGCCCTGGAGTCCGCGCCTCGCGGAGATCGACGCGAGTCCCGCCGAGCGGCTGGTACTCGCACTGGCCGACGACATCATCGAGGGGCTGTTGAAGGGGGGCGACCGCCTGCCTGCTCATCGCGATCTCGCCTGGCAGCTGGGGGTTGGCCTGGGCACGGTGACGAAGGCCTATGCAGCCCTCGAACGGCGGGGGTTGGTGCGCAGCGTCAAGGGCCGGGGCATGTTCGTTGCGATTCTTCAGGCGCATGAGGAGCGGGAGATCGATCTCTCGTCCAATGTGCCGCCGGCAATGCTTTCCGCACGTCTCCTGGCACGGACCCTGGCCGGGGTCGCACGGAAGATCGATGCCGATCACCTCAATCTCTACTCGCCGCCCGCCGGCCACCTGGAACATCGGCGCCTGTTGGCTCGCTGGCTTGAGACGCTTGGCGTCCAGGTCGATCCGGCGAATCTGGCGCTGACGAGCAATGCCCGCCAGGCCATTTCGCTGGCCTTCGATCTCGCCTGCGGCCCCCACGGAGTCATCCTGACCGAAAGAGTGACCTATCCCGGGGCGATTGCGCTGGCGCGGCGCAAGGGCTATCGGATGCAAGGTGTCGCGATCGACGCAGAGGGGATGATTCCGGAGGCGCTCGCAGACGCTCTCGAAGGCGCAGCATCCACCGGTAACAGGGCGGTCTACCTCACGCCGACGCTGCACAACCCGACCACGGCAACCATGGGTGTGGCGCGCAGGCAGGCTATCGTCGATGTCTGCCGGAGGTCGGGAGCCTGGATCATCGAGGATGGCGTGTACGCGCTGGGGCCGCCCATGGCACCCACGCTCGCTGCGTTGGCTCCCGAGCGGGTCTTCCACGTCAATGGGTTGTCCAAGTCCATCGGCCCCGGATTGAGGATCGGCATGCTCACGCTGCCAGCGGAAATGACCGAAGCGGCGCAGGAGGTTCTGCAAGACGTCCCGATGGCCCCGTCGCCATTGTCCTGTGCCGTGGTGGAGGAATGGCTATCCAGCGGCGTCATCGCATCCATCCCGCAGGACTTGCGCCATGAAGCGTGCCGCCGGTCGAGCCTGGCGGTTTCGCTCCTCGGCGGGGTGGAGCTGGTTGCGCATCCGGATGCCTACCACCTCTGGCTGCCGATGCCGCGCGACGCGGCCGATCGCCTTGCGGCAGCGGCCTCCTCGGTGGGTATCAGGGTGACGCCTCCCGAATCGGTCATGGTTGACCGTATTGACCAGGCGTCAGGCATTCGCCTATGTCTCGGTGGAGCGTCCCGCGAAGACGTGACGGAAGGACTGACGCTCCTGGCAAGGCTCATGAAAGGCACTACGGTCTCGGTCGAATGAAGTCTGACGCGGCCACGCAGCGCTGAACCCGGAGCTTTGCTTTGATGACAGCGGTCGCGTCGCGGCCATGTCCGACAAGGCCATTTCGCCTGATCAGGCGCACCTCCCGGACGCAGCGACAGGCCGATGATGGTCGTCAGCCGCGCAATAAATGCACTGCCAGTCCCGCCAGCGCACAGGCGACCAGCACCTGGATCACCCCGCGCTTGAAGCGGAACAAGGCCAGCCCCGCCGCGACGGCGATGACTGCCGAAGGCCAGTCGAAGGCGCCGTCGAATCCCTTCGGCCAGAGCACGTGGTAGCCGAAGAACAGGGCCAGGTTGAGGATCACGCCGACCACGGCCGCCGTGATGCCGGTCAGCGGCGCGGTGAACTTCAGTTCGTTGTGCGTCGACTCCACCAGCGGGCCGCCGGCGAGGATGAACAGGAAGGACGGCAGGAAGGTGAACCAGGTGACCAGGCTCGCGGCGATGGCGCCGGCGAGGAAGGGGTGGTCCGCGCCAAACATCGGATGCACGTAGCCGCCGAAGAAGCCGACGAACGCCACCACCATGATCAGCGGCCCCGGCGTGGTTTCGCCCAGGGCCAGGCCATCGATCATCTGGGTCGGTGACAGCCAGCCGTAATGACCGACCGCTCCCTGGTAGACATAGGGCAGCACCGCATAGGCGCCACCGAAGGTCAGCAGGGCGGCCTTGGTGAAGAACCAGCCCATCTGCGTCAGCGTTCCCTGCCAGCCGAACGAGGCCGTCAGCAGCCCCATCGGCAGCAGCCAGAGCACGGCTCCGACCAGCGCCAGGCGCAGCAGATGGCTCCAGCGGAAGCGTGCATGCTCGGGCGTCGGGGTGTCGTCATCGATCAGCGCGGGCCCGTAGCTGGCCTTCGCCGCCCCGTGGCTGCCACCGATGGCGAACTTGCCCGGCAGCAGCCGTCCGCCGATATAGCCCAGGACCGCAGCTGCCAGCACGATGACCGGGAAGGGCAGGTTGAGCGCGAAGATGGCGACGAAGGAAGCCGCCGCCATGGCCCATAGCCAGGCGTTCTTCAGGGCGCGCGAACCGATCCGGTGGGCCGCATGCACGACGATGGCGGTCACCGCGGGCTTGATGCCGTAGAAGATGCCCGCCACCACCGGCACTTCGCCGAAGGCCACGTAGATCCACGACAGGCCGATCAGGATGAACAGCGACGGCAGCACGAACAGGGCGCCGGCGATCACGCCGCCCCAGGTGCGATGCATCAGCCAGCCGATGTAGGTCGCGAGCTGCTGTGCCTCCGGCCCCGGCAGCAACATGCAGTAGTTCAGGGCGTGGAGGAAGCGCCGCTCGCTGATCCAGCGGCGGCGCTCCACCAGCTCCTGGTGCATGATCGCAATCTGTCCCGCCGGGCCGCCAAAACTGATGAAGCCCAGCTTCAGCCAGAACAGGAAGGCCTCGTACAGGCTGATCGGCGTCCCGGCGTTGGTTGTCTTCCCGGCAGCGGGCGCGGTGGATTCAGTCATGGTGCTTCTCGTCGTTGGCGAAGGCGGTCAAGAGACCATTGAAGAGGCTGCCGGCAGCCTGCAGAAGCTGGTCGTCATCGAGGATGCTGTCGCGCAATCCGGCCAGGACGCGTTCGACGCCCGATGCTTCTGGCGGCGGGTTGCCACCGACATCCAGGTAATGCACGACGGCGGCGATACGCAGCAGGGCAGGGCTTTCGAGCTGGAAGCTGGCCAGCAGGGTCTCGAAGGTAACGCGCTGGCCGACGTGGCTGAAGGCGGCACCGTCGAAGTCGAAGCCCAGTGCGTCGGCCGGGCAGTCGTGCGGGGAGTCGAGCCAAAGGAAGCGTGCCACCGGATCGATGAAGTGGCGAATCAACCAGGCGCTGGCCAGGCGATCGATCCAGGGGCGTTTGCGGGTTGCCCAGCGGCGCCCCTGGAAGTCTTCAGGCGCAAGCGGCGTGATGGGCTCTTCATGGCTGCTCGGTTCATCCGCGCAGAGGGCGCGGCTGATGGCGGTTTCCAACGCTTGCAAGGCCGAGTCGGTGATCTGTCTGGCCTCACCGGGGAAAAAGTCGATGGCCGCCAGTTGGGTGAAGGCCTTGCGCAGCTTACGGACCTGCCGTGCCGTTTGCGGGGCGTTCTCGCTGGTCAGTTCACCGAGACCGCGGGCGATATCGTCGCGCAGCCTGGCATATTCCTCGCCGCGGTCGAACAGCGAAGCGAATCGCTCGCCGGGCTCGCTGATCGAGACCAGGTACGCCGTGCCATTGATGGCGAGCACCTCTCGCTCGACTCCTTCGAGGGCCTCGCGCCCGGCGACGTGATCGGGCAGTAGATAGACGCCGTCGCGCAGCACCGCCGCCCCGCACGCCTTGAGGGCCCGCCAGGCGCGCATGCGCTCGGTCGCATTGGCGGTCGGGAGGCCGAGTACCAGGAGGAGCCAGCTGATCATGTAGAGTGCTCAACCAATTAAGTTGTTAGCTCTACTATAATATGGGTTCAGCTGACCGGTAAGCCGTCTTCAATGCATGGGGCGCATCGAGGGTTTCACGATGATTCCACTCATCGGGCGACTCCGCTCAAGACTCGACCTGGCAGGCGTCGAGACGGGTGTGTGGCGTCTGCTGGTGGCGAGAAGTCTGCGTGGCTTTTGCGACGGTTTCGTTGCGGTGCTGTTGCCGGCCTACCTGCTCGCCCTGGGGCTGTCGACCCTCTCGGTCGGGCTGATCAGCACGTCGACGCTGCTCGGCTCGGCGATCGCCACCCTGCTGGTCGGCATGCTCGGCAATCGTTTTTCCCGCCGGACGCTGTTGCTGATGGCAGCCCTGGTGATGACGGCAACGGGCATTGGCTTTTTCAGCTTCGCAACGCTCTTGCCGCTGCTCGTGGTGGCCTTCCTCGGCACCATGAACCCCAGTGCCGGGGATGTCAGCCTGTTCCTTCCCATCGAACATGCCTGCCTGGCCGAAGCGTCGCAAACCCAGGTGCGCACTGCGCTCTATGCCCGCTACAGCCTCGCCGGAGCGCTCTCCGGCGCCCTGGGCGCACTGTTGGCCGGCGTGCCCGAATGGGTCGCGGCCCATCTCGGCGTCGCCGTGCTCCCGGCCATGCGTGGCATGTTCGTCCTCTACGCACTGACTGGGCTGGCGATACTCGCGCTGTACAGGGGGATGCCCCGGCAGCGGAGCGCGCCGACCAACGTTCGCGCATCGCTCGGGCCGTCGCGGTGGATCGTCGTACGCCTGGCGTTGCTGTTCAGCGTCGATGCATTCGCTGGCGGGCTGGTGGTCAACGCGCTGCTGACGCTCTGGCTCATGGCGCGCTTCGACCTCTCGGTCGGCGCTGCCGGGCAGTTCTTCTTCTGCACGGGCCTGCTGAGCGCCGGGTCGCAACTGATGGCGGCACCGCTGGCGCGCAGGATCGGCCTGCTGAATACCATGGTCTTCACGCACATCCCATCGAGCTTGTGCCTGATCGCGGCAGCCTTCATGCCTTCGTTGCCGCTGGCATTGCTCATGCTGTTGCTGCGCAGCGCTCTGTCGCAGCTCGACGTACCGACACGCAGTGCTTATGTCATGGCCGTCGTCACCCCGGCCGAGCGGGCTGCTGCCGCGAGCCTGACGGCGGTGCCGCGCAGTCTCGCCGCCGCCATCGCCCCGACCATCGCCAGCGGCCTGATCGGCCTGGGATGGCTCGCGGCGCCGTTGCTCACCTGCGGCGTGCTCAAGATCATTTACGACCTGGCCCTGTTCATGGCCTGCCGGCAGGTCCGGCTTGAGGGGGATTCGTCGTGAGCAGGCTGCGAATTGGCCTGCATTTGCCTGGATCTGATCACTGCCCGGCACGCCTCGAATCATCCGGTCTTGCGCATCATGGCGCTGCAAATATGGCGCCACTGCCCCAGCGCAAATGGCCCTTCCGCGCAGGCCGTCGGCGGAGTCCCAGGGCGACTGGCCTAATGCTATCCCCTGTTCTATACCGATAACGCATGCGGGCCCGAAAGGCCGGCAAGGCGCGGAACAAGGAGAGAGCGATGCGAGGGAATGACGACGAGGGCATGTTCCAGTTTTCCCCGGAAGCGCCGGCAGGAGAACTGGACGAAACAGAGCCCTTGCTGGTGCTCAGCGTCGACGATGATCCTGGTTTTCAACGTTCGCTGCAGGCGGCGTTGATGGGATACCGTTACCAGGACCAACCGCTGCGTCTGCTGACGGCCGGGTCTGCGGAAGAGGCGGCCAAGCTGATGGTGGAGACACCGGATCTGGCCCTGGTCCTGCTCGACGTGGTGATGGAAAGCGACGACGCCGGATTGCGCCTGGTGCGCAATGTCCGTGAAGTGCAGGGCAACGCCGATGTGCGGATCATCCTGCTGACCGGCCAGCCGGGCATGGCGCCGATGCAGGCGTCGCTGGATCACCTGGACATCAGCGACTACTGGCTCAAGACCGACATGAGCCAGGAGCGGCTGCACAGCATCCTCACCGGCAACCTGCGCACCTGGCAGCAGATTCGTGCCTTGAGCCGGGCCAAGCGCGGCCTGCAGGCGATAGTCGAGGCGAGCAACAGCCTGACCCTGGCCAGGGGGCTTGAAGATTTCTCCGCGCGGATGATCTGCGAGCTGTCCGGCTTGCTCGGAGTGGCGCCGGATGGCCTGGTTTGCGTGCAGGCCGGGCACACCGAGGAAGCGCCGTTGCATGCGAGCATCAGCGCGGCGGCAGGGCGCTTCGCGGCGCATCTGGCACGGCCGCTGGCATCGCTGGACGATCAGCCGATCCGTGCGCTGCTGAGCCGGGCCATGCAGGAAGAGACCGCCATCGCCACGGCCGACAGCCAGGTGCTGTTCTTCCCCGGCACCCAGGGCGTGCCCCATGCCGCCGCCTACCTGGCGACCGACCGCCACCTCGACGAGACCGAGCGCGAACTGCTGCGGGTGTTCTCCACCCAGGTCAATTCCGGCTTGATCAACGTCGCCCTGAGCAGCCGCCTCGACCGCATTGCCTACGAGGACGAGCTCCTCTCGATCCCCAATGGCAACGCCTTGCTCCGCGAGCTGGAAAGCGTCCTTGCGCTGCCTCCGCCGTGCGGCCGCACGCTGCTGCTGGTGGACCTCGACCAGTACGCCGAAGGCAGCCTGTCGCTGGGCGTCGAACAGGGCGACCTGATGCTGCAGGGCATGGCCCGGCGCCTGCGCGCCAGCTTTGCGCCGCCGTGCCTGGTTGCACGTCTGCACGAGGATACCTTTGCCATTCTCGGTCCCACCCAGCGCCTCTCCACGCAACAGGTGCGCAGTCTGGAGCTGTTCGACGAGAGCGCCCATTCCCCCTTCATCGGCATCGGTGCGGCGCGCCTGGACCTGGACGCCTACAGCGGCTCGGCGCGTGGAGCGATCGCCGCCGGCCTGCTGCTGCTCAAGCGGGCGCGCAGCCAGG harbors:
- a CDS encoding EAL domain-containing protein, which gives rise to MRGNDDEGMFQFSPEAPAGELDETEPLLVLSVDDDPGFQRSLQAALMGYRYQDQPLRLLTAGSAEEAAKLMVETPDLALVLLDVVMESDDAGLRLVRNVREVQGNADVRIILLTGQPGMAPMQASLDHLDISDYWLKTDMSQERLHSILTGNLRTWQQIRALSRAKRGLQAIVEASNSLTLARGLEDFSARMICELSGLLGVAPDGLVCVQAGHTEEAPLHASISAAAGRFAAHLARPLASLDDQPIRALLSRAMQEETAIATADSQVLFFPGTQGVPHAAAYLATDRHLDETERELLRVFSTQVNSGLINVALSSRLDRIAYEDELLSIPNGNALLRELESVLALPPPCGRTLLLVDLDQYAEGSLSLGVEQGDLMLQGMARRLRASFAPPCLVARLHEDTFAILGPTQRLSTQQVRSLELFDESAHSPFIGIGAARLDLDAYSGSARGAIAAGLLLLKRARSQASLVCEYQPGMEEETSQRFQQSHALYHALRNTEGIRIVLQPQVDLATGQVCGAEVLARWRDADGTEVPPGVFIPIAEANGLIVPLGKRILEMACAAARALDQAGFPDLPLAVNVSPLQLARQEFSEELVTVVRQHGIRPQRIELEVTESAAMSDQQAGGTILRSLEEAGFSIAIDDFGTGYSSLSYLHSICASTLKVDQRFVREIGLVDDEQSIADMIIALGHRMRMCVLAEGVETDEQATWLREHGCQRAQGYLFGRPEPLDAFLERLRERRR